Proteins co-encoded in one Arachis hypogaea cultivar Tifrunner chromosome 11, arahy.Tifrunner.gnm2.J5K5, whole genome shotgun sequence genomic window:
- the LOC112720652 gene encoding ribonuclease III domain-containing protein RNC1, chloroplastic isoform X1, with protein sequence MELTSSFILSRNYSFSSSLSPLQTNNPKVPLITTTTTTGSPHSLRIIAVANAVNDPPPQNPQPLPENSPQRLLKELAERRKITSPKKKSPPRRFILRPPLDDKKLAERFLNSPQLTLKSFPLLSSCLPSRRLNAADNTWIDDCLLEAKQALGYPLEPSASLDDDNPAKQLDTLLYLAFQHQGFERSRARHVRCGHSRLFFLGQYVLELAFAEFFLQRYPREGPGPMRERVFGLIGKSMMPRWIKEASLHNLVFPFDDMDKLVRKERESPVKSVFWALFGAIYLCFGMPEVYRVLFEVFGMDPDADYCQPKLRRQLEDVDYVSTEFEAKISWQDMVAYKPPADALFAHPRLFRACVPPGMHRFRGNIWDYDCKPKVMQTLGYPQEMNDMTPDITEARNIELGLGLQLCFLHPSKYKLEHPRFCYERLEYLGQKIQDLVMAERLLMKHLDAPGLWLQNRHRRLLMNKYCGRYLRAKHLHHYIIYGESVQDKYEHNRRLRNPANTAVQQALHGLSYAVYGKRDVRRLMFEVFDFEQVQPQEV encoded by the exons ATGGAACTCACTTCCTCTTTCATACTCTCCCGCAATTACTCTTTCTCATCCTCCCTCTCCCCATTACAAACCAACAACCCCAAAGTACCCCTCattactaccaccaccaccaccggcaGTCCCCATTCCCTCCGCATTATCGCCGTTGCCAACGCCGTAAATGACCCGCCCCCACAGAATCCGCAACCTCTTCCTGAAAACAGCCCCCAGCGGCTCCTGAAGGAGCTCGCGGAGCGCAGGAAGATAACATCCCCAAAGAAAAAATCTCCGCCAAGAAGGTTCATCCTGCGTCCCCCACTAGACGACAAAAAACTCGCAGAGAGATTCCTCAACAGCCCCCAACTAACTCTCAAATCATTCCCCTTACTCAGCTCCTGCCTTCCTTCCAGGCGCCTCAACGCCGCCGACAACACGTGGATCGACGACTGCCTTCTAGAAGCCAAGCAAGCCTTGGGGTATCCTCTAGAACCTTCAGCTTCATTGGATGACGATAACCCCGCGAAGCAGCTCGACACTCTGCTGTACCTTGCGTTTCAGCACCAGGGGTTCGAGAGGTCCCGTGCGAGGCACGTGAGGTGCGGGCACTCGAGGCTGTTCTTTCTTGGGCAGTACGTGCTGGAGCTTGCCTTTGCTGAGTTTTTTCTTCAGAGGTATCCGAGGGAGGGGCCGGGTCCGATGCGTGAGAGGGTGTTTGGCTTGATTGGGAAGTCGATGATGCCGCGGTGGATTAAGGAGGCGAGTTTGCACAATTTGGTGTTCCCTTTTGATGATATGGATAAGCTTGTTAGGAAGGAAAGAGAGTCACCGGTCAA GTCTGTCTTTTGGGCTCTATTTGGGGCAATCTATTTGTGCTTCGGTATGCCAGAAGTATACCGTGTTCTTTTTGAAGTCTTTGGAATGGATCCAGATGCTGACTATTGCCAGCCCAAACTGCGTAGACAACTCGAAGATGTAGATTATGTGTCTACTGAATTTGAAGCCAAGATAAGCTGGCAAGACATGGTTGCCTATAAG CCTCCTGCAGATGCCCTGTTTGCACATCCGCGGTTGTTCAGAGCCTGTGTTCCCCCAGGCATGCATCGGTTCAGAGGGAATATATGGGATTATGATTGCAAACCAAAGGTTATGCAGACCCTTGGATATCCACAGGAAATGAATGATATGACTCCAGATATTACCGAAGCCCGGAACATAGAGCTCGGACTTGGATTGCAG CTATGTTTCTTGCATCCATCAAAGTACAAACTTGAGCATCCTCGATTTTGCTATGAAAGATTAGAATACCTTGGCCAAAAGATACAG GATTTGGTGATGGCTGAACGACTGCTGATGAAGCATTTAGATGCTCCTGGGCTGTGGCTACAAAATAGGCACCGCCGCCTTCTTATGAACAAGTATTGTGGAAGATATTTGAGGGCTAAACATCTTCACCATTATATTATATATGGTGAAAGTGTTCAAGATAAGTACGAGCACAATCGGCGACTGAGAAACCCAGCCAACACAGCAGTTCAACAAGCTCTTCATGGACTTTCATATGCTGTTTATGGGAAACGTGATGTGAGACGTCTGATGTTTGAGGTTTTTGACTTTGAGCAAGTCCAACCTCAAGAAGTCTAA
- the LOC112720652 gene encoding ribonuclease III domain-containing protein RNC1, chloroplastic isoform X2, with amino-acid sequence MHRFRGNIWDYDCKPKVMQTLGYPQEMNDMTPDITEARNIELGLGLQLCFLHPSKYKLEHPRFCYERLEYLGQKIQDLVMAERLLMKHLDAPGLWLQNRHRRLLMNKYCGRYLRAKHLHHYIIYGESVQDKYEHNRRLRNPANTAVQQALHGLSYAVYGKRDVRRLMFEVFDFEQVQPQEV; translated from the exons ATGCATCGGTTCAGAGGGAATATATGGGATTATGATTGCAAACCAAAGGTTATGCAGACCCTTGGATATCCACAGGAAATGAATGATATGACTCCAGATATTACCGAAGCCCGGAACATAGAGCTCGGACTTGGATTGCAG CTATGTTTCTTGCATCCATCAAAGTACAAACTTGAGCATCCTCGATTTTGCTATGAAAGATTAGAATACCTTGGCCAAAAGATACAG GATTTGGTGATGGCTGAACGACTGCTGATGAAGCATTTAGATGCTCCTGGGCTGTGGCTACAAAATAGGCACCGCCGCCTTCTTATGAACAAGTATTGTGGAAGATATTTGAGGGCTAAACATCTTCACCATTATATTATATATGGTGAAAGTGTTCAAGATAAGTACGAGCACAATCGGCGACTGAGAAACCCAGCCAACACAGCAGTTCAACAAGCTCTTCATGGACTTTCATATGCTGTTTATGGGAAACGTGATGTGAGACGTCTGATGTTTGAGGTTTTTGACTTTGAGCAAGTCCAACCTCAAGAAGTCTAA